The genomic segment GGACGACTGTGTCGGGGATGAACCCAAAAGGGCCATCGCCGGGATGCAGCCCGGCGATGTGGTGCTGCTGGAAAATGTGCGCTTTTACCCCGGAGAAGAAAAAAACGATGAAAATTTTGCCCGGCAACTGGCCGAACTGGCCGACGTATATGTGAACGATGCTTTCGGCACCGCCCACCGGGCCCATGCATCCACCGAGGGGGTGGCCCACTTCCTGCCCGCTGCAGCCGGGTTTCTCATGGAAAAGGAAATTACCGTCCTGAATCAGGCCCTGTCCAACCCCTCCCGTCCCTTTGTGGCCATCCTGGGCGGGGCCAAGGTTTCCGATAAGATTGGCGTCATTGAAAACCTCCTGGGCAAGGTGGATGCCCTGCTCATTGGAGGGGGTATGGCCAATACCTTTTTGGCCGCCCGGGGATATGCCCTGGGCAAGTCGCTGGTGGAAGCGGACCGGGTGGCCCTGGCCCGGGATTTAATGACCCGGGCGGAAAAGGCAGGCGTCAAACTGGTGTTACCCCTGGACCTGGTGGTTGCCGAGGCGGCCCGCCCGGAAGCGGAACCCAGGGTGGTAGCGGTGGATTCTGTGCCGGAAGAGTGGATGGCCCTGGACATCGGCCCAAAAACGGTAGAAACCTTTGCCGCCGAGGTGCGCGATGCCGGTACCGTCATCTGGAACGGCCCCATGGGTGTTTTTGAGATGGCCCCCTTTGCGGCGGGCACCTTTGGCCTGGCCCGGGCGCTCGCCGAAAGCAAAGCCACCACCCTCGTGGGCGGGGGAGATACGGCGGCGGCGGTGGAAAAGGCCGGGGTGGCCGGCAGGATGTCCCATATCTCCACCGGCGGTGGTGCTTCCCTGGAGTTTCTGGAAGGCAAGGTCCTGCCGGGTGTGGCAGTGCTAATGGACAGAGGGAAATGAGGGAAAGACCATGCGCATACCCTTACTGGCAGGCAACTGGAAAATGTACAAGACCGTCGCCGAAGCGGTAGAATTTGTGCGGAGGCTGAAGGAGGCCCTTTCCGGTGTCCGGGGAGTGGAAGTGGCCGTCTGCCCCCCTTTTACAGCCCTCTATGCCGTGGCCCGGGAACTGGCGGGCAGCAACATTGCCCTGGGTGCTCAGAATATGTACTGGGTCGAAGAGGGAGCCTATACGGGAGAAGTTTCTCCGGTTATGTTGAAAGAAATCGGCTGCCGTTATGTGATCCTGGGTCACTCGGAGCGGCGGCAGTATTTCGGCGAGAATGATGAAAATGTCAATGCCAAAGTAAAGGCGGCTTTAAAACACGGGCTCGTCCCCATTGTCTGTGTGGGCGAACGCCTGGAAGAAAGGGAAGCGGGGCATACGGAAGAGGTTATTGCCGGGCAGGTGCGCCGTTCCCTGGCCGGCCTTTCCGGCACCGAGCTGGCCGGCCTGGTGGTGGCCTACGAACCGGTATGGGCCATTGGCACCGGCCGCACGGCCTTGCCGGAAGATGCCCAGCAGGTGAACGCCTTTATCCGCCACCTGCTGGCCGGGATGGGCGGCCGGGAGGCGGCCCGGCAGGTGCGCATCCAGTACGGCGGCAGCGTCAAGCCGGAAAATGCCGCCGAACTGCTGGGGCAGCCCGATATAGACGGCGCCCTGGTGGGCGGCGCCAGCCTGAAGGTGGACAGCTTTGCCGCCATTGTCCGGGCGGCGCTGCGGGGATAGATCGCCAAACGGTGCTTTTGCTGCAAGACAAAGCAGGCCAAGCCAGTATTTTCAACATCCTGGAGGTTTTCGATGGAAATAAAGCATGTCCCCATGGTCCTGGTTATCCTGGACGGCTGGGGCCTGAGGGATGAACAAGAAGGAAATGCCATAGCCCAGGCCAGGACGCCCAATATGGATCGCTTTTGGGCCACCTATCCCCACACCACCCTGGGAACATCGGGGGAGGATGTGGGCCTGCCCGACGGCCAGATGGGCAATTCGGAGGTGGGGCACCTCAATATCGGGGCCGGGCGCATTGTCTACCAGGAGCTGACCCGCATTACCCGGGCCATCAGGGACGGCAGCTTTTTTACCAATGAAGCCCTGGTGGCGGCCGTGGAGCATGTCCGGGCCAACCACGGGGCCCTGCATTTGATGGGTCTTTTGTCCGACGGCGGCGTGCACAGCCATATTACCCACCTCTTTGCCCTGCTGGAACTGGCCAGGAGGCATAATTTGCCGCGGGTGTACGTACACTGTTTCCTGGACGGCCGGGACGTTCCCCCCGATAATGCCGGGGAATACATTCGGCAGCTTGAAGAAAAGTGCCGGGAACTGGGTACGGGCGAGATTGCCACGGTTATGGGGCGCTACTACGCCATGGACCGGGACTGCCGCTGGGACCGCACCAGAAGGGCATATGAGGCCATGGTCCTGGGGGAAGGGTTGAAGGCGCCTTCCGCCATGCAGGCCCTGGAAGAATCCTACCGGCGCGGGGAAACCGATGAGTTTGTGCAGCCCACGGTAATTACCGGGGGAGATGCTCCCGTGGCGGTGGTCGAAGACGGCGATGCGGTGATCTTTTACAACTTCCGCCCCGACCGGGCCAGGCAGATCACCCGGGCCTTTGTGGACGAGGATTTTGCCGGCTTTGAGCGCCCGGCAAACCGCCCGCGGGTGCATTTTACCTGCATGACCCTTTACGATAAAACCATAAACGCTCCGGTGGCCTTTAAACCTCACCATCCCACCAACACCCTGGGGGAAGTGATCAGCCGTCTGGGGCTCAAGCAGCTGCGCCTGGCCGAAACGGAAAAATACGCCCACGTCACCTTTTTCTTCAACGGGGGAGTGGAAACGCCCTATCCCGGGGAAGACCGCCTTTTAATTCCCTCTCCCAAAGTGGCTACCTACGATCAGAAGCCGGAGATGAGCGCCCCGGAGGTTACGAACGCCTTCCTGGAGCAGCTGGCTGCGGATAAATACCAGGTAATCATCATGAATTATGCCAATGCGGACATGGTGGGCCATACCGGCGACATGGCTGCGGCGGTCAGGGCCATTGAAACCGTAGACCTGTGCCTGGGGAAGGTGGTGGGGGCCGTGCTGGAAAAGCGCGGTACGGTCATTATTACCGCCGATCACGGCAATGCCGATGAAATGCTGGAACCCAACGGGCATCCCCATACCGCCCATACCACCAACCGGGCTCCATTTATACTGATCGGGGAGGATCTCGGGCGGGTAAAACTCCGTCCGGGGGGCATTCTGGCGGATATTGCCCCGACCGTGCTGGACCTGATGGGGATTCCCAGGCCGCCGGAAATGACCGGCGAGTCGTTAATTATGGAGTGTTAGAAATTTAGTATGCCTGTTATTCGGCGCATCCTTGCCATAATACAACCGAGGAGGAAGAAATTCATGAGCACAACCATAGTTGACGTATACGCCAGGGAGATTCTCGATTCCCGGGGCAACCCCACCGTGGAGGTGGACGTGCTGCTGGAAGATGGCACTCTGGGGCGCGCAGCCGTACCCTCCGGGGCTTCCACCGGCGCCCACGAAGCGGTGGAACTGAGGGATGGCGACCCGTCCCGTTACCTGGGCAAGGGCGTGCAAAAGGCCGTAAACAACGTAATTGAAAAAATCGCCCCCGAGATCATCGGCTTTGACGCCACCGACCAGGTGGGCCTGGACATGACCCTCATCGAGCTGGACGGCACGCCAAACAAGAGCAACCTGGGTGCCAACGCCGTCCTGGGTGTTTCCCTGGCCACGGCCAGGGCGGCGGCCCAGGCGGTGGGACTGCCCCTCTATCAATATCTCGGCGGAGTCAATGCCCGGCGGCTGCCCGTGCCAATGATGAACATTTTGAACGGCGG from the Desulfofundulus luciae genome contains:
- a CDS encoding phosphoglycerate kinase: MEVTGKRVLVRVDFNVPLDQEGNVTDDTRIRAALPTIQYLIDRQARVILASHLGRPRGKVDDRYRLDPVARRLSELLGRPVVKVDDCVGDEPKRAIAGMQPGDVVLLENVRFYPGEEKNDENFARQLAELADVYVNDAFGTAHRAHASTEGVAHFLPAAAGFLMEKEITVLNQALSNPSRPFVAILGGAKVSDKIGVIENLLGKVDALLIGGGMANTFLAARGYALGKSLVEADRVALARDLMTRAEKAGVKLVLPLDLVVAEAARPEAEPRVVAVDSVPEEWMALDIGPKTVETFAAEVRDAGTVIWNGPMGVFEMAPFAAGTFGLARALAESKATTLVGGGDTAAAVEKAGVAGRMSHISTGGGASLEFLEGKVLPGVAVLMDRGK
- the tpiA gene encoding triose-phosphate isomerase, with translation MRIPLLAGNWKMYKTVAEAVEFVRRLKEALSGVRGVEVAVCPPFTALYAVARELAGSNIALGAQNMYWVEEGAYTGEVSPVMLKEIGCRYVILGHSERRQYFGENDENVNAKVKAALKHGLVPIVCVGERLEEREAGHTEEVIAGQVRRSLAGLSGTELAGLVVAYEPVWAIGTGRTALPEDAQQVNAFIRHLLAGMGGREAARQVRIQYGGSVKPENAAELLGQPDIDGALVGGASLKVDSFAAIVRAALRG
- the gpmI gene encoding 2,3-bisphosphoglycerate-independent phosphoglycerate mutase; the encoded protein is MEIKHVPMVLVILDGWGLRDEQEGNAIAQARTPNMDRFWATYPHTTLGTSGEDVGLPDGQMGNSEVGHLNIGAGRIVYQELTRITRAIRDGSFFTNEALVAAVEHVRANHGALHLMGLLSDGGVHSHITHLFALLELARRHNLPRVYVHCFLDGRDVPPDNAGEYIRQLEEKCRELGTGEIATVMGRYYAMDRDCRWDRTRRAYEAMVLGEGLKAPSAMQALEESYRRGETDEFVQPTVITGGDAPVAVVEDGDAVIFYNFRPDRARQITRAFVDEDFAGFERPANRPRVHFTCMTLYDKTINAPVAFKPHHPTNTLGEVISRLGLKQLRLAETEKYAHVTFFFNGGVETPYPGEDRLLIPSPKVATYDQKPEMSAPEVTNAFLEQLAADKYQVIIMNYANADMVGHTGDMAAAVRAIETVDLCLGKVVGAVLEKRGTVIITADHGNADEMLEPNGHPHTAHTTNRAPFILIGEDLGRVKLRPGGILADIAPTVLDLMGIPRPPEMTGESLIMEC